AAAGCAGTCTCGTTTCTGTTGAAACGTCTATGTCCCATGTCAAGTTCCAGGAACgaggacatgacaagtctctcCCACTtaggatggattcgtcctcgaatccagtggtgcTGACGTCCTGTCTCAAGACAATTGGTTCCAATCGAACTCTTTGCATccggaacatggagcatgctcgattggttcttcctaaccaattcgttgcatctctctccttgttccttctcactgaTCACATCTCGATCATCATATATAcgagtctcccccacttgatagagatttaacccaaaatcttatcaagtggttCATCTGGTTTTGCTTATGGCACCCTTACTTGGCTACTTCGACCACAGTCGAGGGTCCATCAGgcacccatacaaagacatgacttgtgtcactggtccaactctccaggttggggtcctagtagacaccaagtccatATCTATCTTTTGAATGTCGTCTACTCTAGACTTTATCCTTGTTCGAATCTTAGTCCATGAATAGATCAAATTCAGTCCCTAGGAACATACTGTgtactcaagtcttagtagattTAAACAATCTCTAAGCCACTCAATGCACCAGTCGAGTCCTAGcgaacatgttccaatctttaggctgctcactctaccatgagtcctaacagattgttctgtTTCCTTAAGTCCTTCCCGGACACTACGGTTTATGATTCCAGCCACCAATTACTGGATTGTCCTTAGCCAGCCATAGCCTTTCCCAGCTTGGCCATACTGCTATCTTAGTCCTTCCAAGACTAAACCGCCTCAACATGACTTCTGTCCACACCGGACTTTGTCATATTTCAATCCTGGTCCATTTAGGATGTGATCATATTCCGgttctggtccactcagggactcgaccgtgcattccgaccataggtccatctccgagtaGGTCGTGTCCTGACCCTCGTCCCTTACCGGACTTGATCATATTGCGGTTCTGGTCCACTCCGAGACTCAACCGTCTCACCCCAACCATCGGTCAATGTCTGACTTGGTTGTGCCGCGATCCTCATCCCTCACCGGACAAGATCGTCTATATTCCAACCATAGGTcaatctccgacttggttgtgCTCCGATCCTCATCCCTCACTAAACTTGATCGACttcagctcggccatctcggcaggagccaAACAATAGGGACTTTTGGACATTGGGGCCGTGCCTGGCTCCAATTCTGCTATGAACAGGTCAGTCATATCAGGGGTAATGCCCTGTAGCGCCCGAAACACGTCCTCGAACTCACTGACCAGCGGAATCCCGTCCGGGTTACCACCTTTATGACCTCCGCAGTGGTAATAGTAGCCAAGTACGCCTTTCAACCATTTGCAAGCATCCGTTCCGCacggactgctgaaaccacagaGGTCGAACAAATTGCTTGGAAGCTAATCGGGGCTTCACAACCCATCTCACACTGCACCCGTACACGGTGATAGTCAAGGGTGGCCCTATGttttccaagccagtcatacCTAAAATCACTTCATGATTCTCAAGgcggacaacaatcagatccgcAGGCATTACTCTCTCTGTGATCAACAATCAGATCCGCAGGAAAACATTTAGAGTTTAACACTAggattttttagaaaaacaatcaatcaattttGATAGAATTTTGAATATCTATGGATTATAAAACttatcaaatataatataactcaTTTCTTCAAATACTGATTTtagaagtatatatattataatatattagatATGAAACCATATAGAGAAATGTAAATTATCTATCCTTATATGTAACATAACATCTTAATACAATGCATTCaaccattaaatttatttaatgcaAGTCAATACATAAATTAATGCATGCTTTTTCTTCACTTTCTACTCTATTCATGTTTTGTATTGTGGAAACTCATGAATAATTCATTTCCAATAGAACATTATTTTCCCtgctataatagagttactctaaaatagataaattataGAGGAGAAAATTGTGCTCCATTGTCTAAATAGTTTACATTACGAAGAAAGTTACGGATAAGATGACaaacagagttttttttttttttgtaacacaaacaAACAGAGTTTAAGCCTTAATTTTTCCAAGTGATAGATCCATGTCCCATCGTCATCATGTGTTGCTAGATAATTATCATTATTAGCTTATTACCATTTCGAGTGAAGTAAAGAAGATGCTTaagtaatgttcaaaaaaagaagatgcTTAAGTGAACATGAGGTTATGGGTAAAAAACTTGGGGAAAGGCAAAAAGCAAAAAGCAAAAAGGCCCACCCTCTAAGCACTCTCTTTTAAATGGTAATTCGTGCCTGTCAAAGCCTACACTGTCAGAAACACAACCCCAAAGCCACTTAACTTCATATCTTTCTCtccttttttatttctttattttaaagCAAAAGCTAGATATCAGAGAGAAAGTTTGAGATTCTACAAACCCGAAGAAACCCCctaaaaaaaagaggaaatagCATTTAACCGAAAATAACACTGGTAGTTTTTGTTTGCTTGCTCTCTGTTTTCCTCTGTCTGGACATTGGGATTAAACCAACTTATCATTCTcattcctccttcttcttctactcttCTTTGTTCTTGTGCAAAAAAACAGGAAAGCACAAGGAGACAAATAGACCTATCCATTTCATTACAAAACAGTCCTTACATTCTCTAgttatggcttcttcttcttcattttcttctccAACTGTCACATCCAAATTTAttgggtttcttcttcttcttctctctcttcaacCAGACTTGTCACTTGGGTCGGATCTTCATTATAAGAACCAAACTTCCTTCAGACCCAAGAGAGAGATTCAGAAACTTAGAAAAGTAGAAGAATATCTCAAGAGAATCAACAAGCCTTCCATCAAAACAATCCACGTAACCAAACATACCCTTATTATGGAAGCCtatgtttctttttaaatttatgagaacttgtttttgttatttagtcaaaaaaaaaaaacttgtttttgttattttgaaactGTAGAGCCCAGATGGAGATGTAATAGAATGTGTACCGTCACATCTGCAACCAGCATTTGATCATCCCCAGCTAAGAGGGCAGAAACCACTGGTAATTAATTTTCTCTTTCACTGTacttgttttataattttagaaaagaaagtatttttataaatccaagAGCGTGTGGTGTAGAGGTATGTTTGAGTGAATAGAGGATTCCACATGTAGGTCAAAGCCAGAAATCAAGTTCCAACGAAATATGAAACTCGTTCTCCTCTTGGCAGCCACATCCACTCTGGGCATTTCAGCTATTAGTCTGAGTTTATACAAAATCTATTTGGTTATTGAAAGAAAAcgtgattatatatatatggaaaacATGCAGGATTTGCCAGAGATGCCAAGTATTGCAATTGCAAATGAAACAACAAATGAAGAAAATTTTAATCAGTTATGGAGTCAGTCGGGTGAATGTTGTCCAATTGGGTCAATACCGATGAGAAGGACGACGAAGACTGATGTTTTGAGGGCAAGATCAGTTAGACGGTTTGGTCGGAGACTGAAGAAACCAATCAGACGAGACTCCTCCGGAGGCGGTCACGAGGtaacttattctacacctctcttACGAATCCATAATGCGGGAGAATAGTATTGTATTCTTAATGCTTTTTACTTTTTAACTTTTGTTGGTTCAATAAAGCATTTTATTCTCCAACATGAGATAAAAGCATTCTAAAAATGATTCGtttgagaaaagaaaagggTCTTTGAATGTTCAAACTATGTTCTTGATACTGAAAATAAAGTGTAAacctaaaattaattataaaggtGTAAGATTTAAAGGTTTTTCATTAATAGATTAGTTTACATGCAGCACGCAGTCGTGTTTGTTAATGGAGAACAGTACTATGGAGCAAAAGCAAGCATTAACGTGTGGACGCCACGTGTCACTGATGCTTACGAGTTTAGTTTATCTCAGATTTGGCTAATCTCTGGCTCATTTGGCCATGACTTAAATACCATTGAAGCTGGTTGGCAGGTACCACTCGTTTTACTATATAAGCATTATTTCTGATTatttaaagaacaaaaaaaattgttgattaCTAACCATTAATTagctaataaatatttttttttttgaaaaaagagcTAATTAGCTGATAAATATTTCATCACTAAAAGAATCAGCCTAAGTTTCTTTCGGCAAAAAGGATCTTCGTTGAGTGATAAGAATCAACCTAGCTATAAAACATATTTAGAttgtttatttacattttatattttcatttttatatattaagtgAATACTTTTCAGATAAACTCAAaactatcatcatattatacaCAACTTTTATATTGCAAAGCGGACGGGATTTAATagtgttttctatgttttgatattttacgACATAAgttcaaaaacaattaaaattag
This genomic stretch from Brassica napus cultivar Da-Ae chromosome C9, Da-Ae, whole genome shotgun sequence harbors:
- the LOC111210055 gene encoding uncharacterized protein LOC111210055: MASSSSFSSPTVTSKFIGFLLLLLSLQPDLSLGSDLHYKNQTSFRPKREIQKLRKVEEYLKRINKPSIKTIHSPDGDVIECVPSHLQPAFDHPQLRGQKPLDLPEMPSIAIANETTNEENFNQLWSQSGECCPIGSIPMRRTTKTDVLRARSVRRFGRRLKKPIRRDSSGGGHEHAVVFVNGEQYYGAKASINVWTPRVTDAYEFSLSQIWLISGSFGHDLNTIEAGWQVSPELYGDNYPRFFTYWTTDAYQATGCYNLLCSGFVQTNNKIAIGAAISPRSSYNGRQFDLGLMIWKDPKHGHWWLQLGNGLLLGYWPVFLFSHLRSHASMVQFGGEVVNSRSSGGHTGTQMGSGHFADEGFEKAAYFRNLQVVDWDNNLLPLSNLHVLADHPACYNIRQGKNNVWGTYFYYGGPGRNPRCP